Genomic DNA from Solanum dulcamara chromosome 4, daSolDulc1.2, whole genome shotgun sequence:
tcagatagattttttactccttaggaaggatgataaaggtttgtgcaaagactgtaaggtcattccaaTCGACAATCTTACGACCCGACATAAACTCTTGGttatggatttagggatcaagatgacgaggaagaagagggtcggggatgactgacctaggatcagatgggggagtttgaccacggctagtgccctggagatgagagagaaattgaaggatatggggcctaagatagtagtggggatgcgaatagtatgtgggataggacggctagttgtattagggttgtagcaagagAAGTGTTGGAAGTCTCGACAAGTAGCCGtggtcggcatcgaggggactggtggtggaatggagaagtgcaagggaaggtggaagcaaaaaAGATGACGTATGAGAAGTTGATAGAAaacaaggatgaggtggagaagtggacgaatagggaactatataagatagcgaggaaggaggcaaagtcgacggtttcgacggcaaaaacagtagcttttgaacgcctttatgctgaattagaagaaaaaggcggggataggaaattgttcaggctagccagggcgcaggagagaagggcacgcgatgtggatcaagtgaagtgcattaaggacgagcatggaaaagtaagTATTAGTAgatgagaccctcattaaacagagatgacaatcatacttccataaacttttgaatgaagaaggggacagagagattgtgttgggagatttggaacatacaaggaggcgtcacgattttgggtgttgcaggagtattacggtcgaagaggttaagggtgttgtgcgtaggatgcgctgggaaAGAGCGAGCgaacctgacgagattcctggagAATTTTGGTAGAGTGCGAGCTCAGTAGGTTTGGAGtagctgactaggttatttaatgtcatctttaagacgacaacgatgcccgaagaatggaggtcaagcgtaatgatccctctatacaaaagcAAGaaggatatccagagctgcaataACTAttgaggtatcaagcttctaagccatactatgaaagtgtgggaaagagtggtggagatgagggtgagaagaggcatgtctatttcagagaaccagttcggatttatgccgggacgctcaactatagaagccatccatcttatgaggagactgatggagcagtatagggaaaggaagagggacttacatatagtattcatcgacctagaaaaggcttacgataaagtttcacgagagatactatggagatgtttggaggctaaaggtgtatatgtggcgtacattagggtgatcaaggacatgtatgagggtgccaaaaccagggtaaggacagtaggaggggactcagagaactttccagttgtgatggggttgcatcaaggatcagcccttagtccatttttatttgccttggtgatggatggattgacgtgataaattcaaggtgaggtgtcatggtgtatgctttttgcggatgacatagtcctaatcgatgagactcgtagagAAGTTAACACTAagttggaggattggagacataccttggagtctaaagggtttaagctgagtaggaccaagacagaatacttagagtgcaagttcagtgagacacctcaggaggttggcacgaaagttaggcttggtgaccaggccatccaaaagaaaagtagtttcaagtaccttgggtctatcatgcaaggcaacgggaagattgatgatgatgtcacacatcgcatTGGgccagggtggatgaaatggaggctcgcttccggtgtgctatgtgacaagaaggtgccaccacaacttaagggcaagttctataaagtggtggttagaccgactatgttatatggggcagagtgttggccagttaaggtctcacgttcaaaagatgaaagttgccgagatgagaatgttgagatggatgtgtgggcataccaggattgacaagattagaaataaggctattcgggacaaagTAGGAGTGTCCTCGGTGCTGGACAAAATACGGTAAATGCAAGTGAGATGGTTTgcacatgtgaagaggagagacacagatgccccagtgcggaggtgtgagaggttggtaatggatggtttcagaagaggtaggggtaggccacagaaatattggggagaggtgattagacaggacatggtgcagttacagcttaccgaggacatgaccttagataggagggtgtggaggacccatattagggtagaaggctagtacataatctcgttattcttccatattagtaggcgcattagcgcactataatttcttatgctctgatttctattattatctattactttctgtactttgattactctattttatctgtgtcgctttcgttatttgctttcccatatcgctttgaacttcttagccttatctgacctctttttatgcttctattgagccgaggatctctcggaaacaaccgtcctaccttgataggagtaagatctgtgtacactttaccctcctcaTACCCTacgttgtgagatttcactgggttgttgttgttgttgtagataACATATATTGTTGTTTCCCTTCCTCTTTAATTCTACTCTTATCTTCCCATTTTCCACAACAAACAACACAAATTTGGTGCAAGCTGCCACTAAGACTTCAAAATTTATGATGAAGTTCCTTATGACCCACAATAGAGGTGAGACCAGTGTTATGAAAGGCAACAAGcacaaaaaagctctaaggttcATTGAATCTTTAATGAAGAAAGGTGCAGATAGAGAAAACATGCAAAAATGTATGAGCAGTCCAAGACTACTAATTATAAGCatgaataacaaatatataatcaaagaaattgaaatattatgataaagtgaaatacaAGTTGTTTCAGGATTATGTTCATGGGCAAGGAAAAATAAGTGATAAAACCTTGATGCCGACATTGAAGCGCCCGCCAAGCAAGCAAAGCGCTCAACATGTTTTGCGCCCTGCTTCAGGGCTCAAGCACGCCTTTGAAAGCACTGGGCGAGACAAAAATCAAATTGGGCAGTGCTATACAAATCATTCAATAAATTTGTGAAGCCTAGTTGGCATGTTAATAAGGCTACTGATGAGGTTTCCACATTATAGAGAAAGAGAACCTTGAGATGAGCTACTGGAACATGTTCAAATGCCTTTCCTCGATCAtagaacaaatacaaaaaaccATTATCATTTAGCACTTGAAAGAATATCATTTAACATGACAAGAAAGTTCgttataattaaagaaaatgatgAGGAACTCTAGCTTTCCTGCCTTTGTCAATCAGAAACTATCTCACTTATGTGAGGCACAAGGCTGGAATATGTAAAAGACATTcttagaaagaaaacaaaaagatCTTCTACCACTAAATTTACATTTTGACAGCTGAGTACCATAACTTACAGTCCAGGATCTCATTTTATGAGAGAGGACTCACTCCAGTTATAATATGTTGGCGCAGCTTTCAGGTACCTGCATAAAAAAGTTAGGATATGCAATTAAATCACTATTAAATAACAATGAAAAAAGGGAGTGAATAAGCTCGCTTCTCGGCAACTCACATTCTAAATGTTGTATTTTCCACATAGCTTCCTACGAGGCAAAGAATGTCATCACGTCTTCATCAAGGAATAGTTCCAAATCACCAGTATCTAATGTGCTTGGGACATCAAGGTCAAAGTTAAACGGACTGCTGAGTCTAGCATAGTCTGGAGAGCCACTAGTGATCGGAGATGCAAAATGCATCTCAGCTGGTCTATCATGATCATTCTGAAATGTGCCTTTCCCATAATGGTGGTCCTCTCTGGAAATATCATTTCTATCTCCATGAAGCACTGCTGATCTAACTCCAGAATCCCGTGGCTTAATCTGAGGCTGACCGAATGCCAATTGAGACTGCTGCTCTTCATGAACTGATCCAAATTCAGCCGATGGTGTGTAATATTGATATAAGGGGGGTTGATGCAAGTTCGAATACTGAGATCCATGAGTGAAACTCGAATCTTGTAGTTCATGACGTAGGACAGAACTTTGAGGTCCATTATGCAACCCATTGTTTGAAGGTCCATAATGAAATATGGAACTTGGAGGTTCATTATTCATCCCAGAAAACTGAGATCTGCTTTGCAATTGGGTATCATGAAGCTGGCGCTGCACAACGGAATCTTGAGTCCCAAGATGAAACCTTGATTCATATGGGACAACCTCAGAATTTTCCAACATTGGATAAATTGATGGCCCATTGCCAACGAATGTTCCCTCCGTAGAGACTGCATTAGCTGATGGAACCATGGAAAGGTTGGAGTCTTTTAATGGTAAGTCAGATTGACCCTCAGAATTTCTCTCCACAGACTTCCTCGGTCCCATCATATTGCTCTCTGGTTGGGTTTCATTTGCAATGTACCCAGAAAACTGCACATTGGAATTGTTCATATCAGGTAAGGTGTTTCTAGCCTCGTCATCAGGTTGCTGCTCACTGGGAGACAGTTGAGTCTGTTGAAAGTTTGACCTAGCACGTTTTCTTCTTCGACGTTGTCCATCTCCTTGCTCCTTTTGGTGAGATTGAGGAACATCATTCAGAGGACGAGCATCCGATGGTTCATTTCTCCTCTCATCTCTAGATGAAACAGACACAttaacatcatcaacatcataatcatttTCACTATCAGCAGAAGGTTTATTCTTGTCACCATGACCTCTAATAGGTGCCTCACTTATGCTAGATGACCCATTGTCACTGGTTTGTTGCCGGATAGTGGATTCCTCTCTGCTTAAAACAGCTAACCATATCGAGCTCTCCTTTGCAGACATCTTATCCTGTAAACACTTTGACTGCCGAACTAATCTCCTGATCTTAGCAATATCAGGTGACATATGCTTTATAACAGCATTTAGAACACCAACTTTAAACATTTTCTTTAAATCATGTGGCTTCTTATACGGCGGTTTCTGACCCTTAGGCAGACCCATTTTCACCCACCATTCGTCATTCCCTGATGGCCACCAGGGTGGTGATACACCTTTCTCCAATGGGTACTTCCGCTGAGGTGGATTACAATGTTGCATTAAAGAAGACAAAAGGGACCCCAAGGTTGCATCTTGCAAGTCCTGCAGAACACTTTGAGGGTTCCCAGTTTGGTTGCCAATTCCCTCTCCTTTTGCACGACATTCTGCTTCATACTTGGCTATTGCAGCAGGACCATTCTTATCAAATTTCACTTTCTCCTTCCACCAAGCTCTTATGTTATCAGATGAACCACTCACTGGTTTACCCTTCTCAGGTATAATTCCATAAACAAATCCTCGAGCCTTGCAGACCTCCATGAGTTTCAACATGTACTTCAAAATCCCATCCTGAGCTCTTGACATCTTTTTCCGCCGAGCTTGATCAGTGGTCTGCTTGTTCTTCTGCTTCTCTGCAGCTTGTTGTGCAGCAAGTTTCTGTCTTTCCTTAAGCCTCTTGAGCTTGACACGATCCTTCCACATTCGCCTCTCCAATTCTTCAGGATCAATCTCTTCATCACTGACATCTTTTTCTGCTATATTGTCGCACCTTATGTCATCAACTTCAATGTCCGAGCTGTTACCCAATCCATCAGCATCAATCATACAGTACTCCATCCAAaaccaaataaaagaaaatatacacACCTAATGAAGATACAGTAATCCTTGAACCCTTTAATTCATTAAAACAGCAATCCTCAAAGTATCACAAAATTCAAGAACTAACACAGAACCCCAATAATCACAGTCCAATAACCAAATACTCATTTCTCAATATCAAAGATCATTTCCAGAATTCTCAAAGCATAAACCCACATCAGAAATTCCATTAATTAATGTAATTCAACCAAAAAGATTGTCTATTCACACACCCAACATCTCGAAGATACCATAAACCAATTAcatcaaaaaaagaaatgatCGGGAAAAAACCCCATAAAACCCAAAAGAATACAGAGCTAAAAAAACGTCAAACTTACAATTTCTGCCAAATGATGGTAGATTTGCTCACATCATCCAGATTTAACATTAATTTACTCAAActtcaagaggagaaaaaaaaactaataaaaataaaagtttctTCGGAGCTGGAAAATTCAACAGTCTAACCTGATATCAATTCCAATCTCATCAATCACAGCCATGAGTAAACAAGAGTTTCCAACAGATTAAACCCAAAAAAAGTTAGCAGATTTTCTAGCTATATTTTCTTTACACGAAGGAAAAACGAACCCACTAGAAATAGGGGAAAAGGGGgtttagaagaaaatataaatgc
This window encodes:
- the LOC129887509 gene encoding ETHYLENE INSENSITIVE 3-like 3 protein isoform X1 produces the protein MEYCMIDADGLGNSSDIEVDDIRCDNIAEKDVSDEEIDPEELERRMWKDRVKLKRLKERQKLAAQQAAEKQKNKQTTDQARRKKMSRAQDGILKYMLKLMEVCKARGFVYGIIPEKGKPVSGSSDNIRAWWKEKVKFDKNGPAAIAKYEAECRAKGEGIGNQTGNPQSVLQDLQDATLGSLLSSLMQHCNPPQRKYPLEKGVSPPWWPSGNDEWWVKMGLPKGQKPPYKKPHDLKKMFKVGVLNAVIKHMSPDIAKIRRLVRQSKCLQDKMSAKESSIWLAVLSREESTIRQQTSDNGSSSISEAPIRGHGDKNKPSADSENDYDVDDVNVSVSSRDERRNEPSDARPLNDVPQSHQKEQGDGQRRRRKRARSNFQQTQLSPSEQQPDDEARNTLPDMNNSNVQFSGYIANETQPESNMMGPRKSVERNSEGQSDLPLKDSNLSMVPSANAVSTEGTFVGNGPSIYPMLENSEVVPYESRFHLGTQDSVVQRQLHDTQLQSRSQFSGMNNEPPSSIFHYGPSNNGLHNGPQSSVLRHELQDSSFTHGSQYSNLHQPPLYQYYTPSAEFGSVHEEQQSQLAFGQPQIKPRDSGVRSAVLHGDRNDISREDHHYGKGTFQNDHDRPAEMHFASPITSGSPDYARLSSPFNFDLDVPSTLDTGDLELFLDEDVMTFFAS
- the LOC129887509 gene encoding ETHYLENE INSENSITIVE 3-like 3 protein isoform X2; this encodes MAVIDEIGIDISSDIEVDDIRCDNIAEKDVSDEEIDPEELERRMWKDRVKLKRLKERQKLAAQQAAEKQKNKQTTDQARRKKMSRAQDGILKYMLKLMEVCKARGFVYGIIPEKGKPVSGSSDNIRAWWKEKVKFDKNGPAAIAKYEAECRAKGEGIGNQTGNPQSVLQDLQDATLGSLLSSLMQHCNPPQRKYPLEKGVSPPWWPSGNDEWWVKMGLPKGQKPPYKKPHDLKKMFKVGVLNAVIKHMSPDIAKIRRLVRQSKCLQDKMSAKESSIWLAVLSREESTIRQQTSDNGSSSISEAPIRGHGDKNKPSADSENDYDVDDVNVSVSSRDERRNEPSDARPLNDVPQSHQKEQGDGQRRRRKRARSNFQQTQLSPSEQQPDDEARNTLPDMNNSNVQFSGYIANETQPESNMMGPRKSVERNSEGQSDLPLKDSNLSMVPSANAVSTEGTFVGNGPSIYPMLENSEVVPYESRFHLGTQDSVVQRQLHDTQLQSRSQFSGMNNEPPSSIFHYGPSNNGLHNGPQSSVLRHELQDSSFTHGSQYSNLHQPPLYQYYTPSAEFGSVHEEQQSQLAFGQPQIKPRDSGVRSAVLHGDRNDISREDHHYGKGTFQNDHDRPAEMHFASPITSGSPDYARLSSPFNFDLDVPSTLDTGDLELFLDEDVMTFFAS